One stretch of Zingiber officinale cultivar Zhangliang chromosome 6B, Zo_v1.1, whole genome shotgun sequence DNA includes these proteins:
- the LOC121988608 gene encoding plant-specific TFIIB-related protein PTF2-like isoform X2 has product MAICLSCGEDDTVVDPDSGACVCCSCGCVVSTDEFRHQAFTSDGQATGFLHNITDFDYRQRKLHRARSQIEDLTSALGLSSLRATDVSDLISEATDGSFGDGQWFSDLIAACSYIVARRHRIPTSLTEAADAVGRDACDVGHMVTRVVQHLRLPSLPEFNIAAALDRVVNTCQSFKGLDPEKSKELIGQGQFLLNCATKWFLTTGRQPLPLVAAVLAFVADANGVKASVEEIAEGIPAGVTTSKLRLKELTETLIRVARSLLPWGKDVTLQNLTLNAPLLIRLMERKSKSDRSVDIGFGFDAFSGALRKDNEDESKYFKIGEEQDCTANCDNFAYAKLSGECISSAYDKVLERIDHLKAIGGFDKDRSKRTRREILETRALQDAWEGRWDRENKLTLEQVLERDVGFYALPPSFVAGVQSRRFRRAKIEAAKQRIQKIMKTFGTKQNSAGGVKVEDCVVEERVGRKRRRTKKQCEDKLDWEDCIIELLLLHRVEEDEIEQGFCPIFKGLTCCQDCQQRVQQ; this is encoded by the exons ATGGCGATCTGTTTGAGCTGCGGGGAAGACGATACCGTGGTGGATCCGGACTCAGGCGCCTGTGTCTGTTGCTCCTGCGGCTGCGTAGTCTCCACCGACGAGTTCCGCcaccaggccttcacctctgacGGCCAGGCTACTGGCTTCCTCCACAACATCACCGATTTTGACTACCGCCAGCGGAAGCTCCACCGCGCTCGATCCCAAATAGAGGATCTTACCTCTGCCCTCGGCCTCTCCTCCCTTCGAGCGACCGATGTTTCGGACCTCATCTCCGAAGCCACTGACGGCTCCTTTGGCGACGGCCAGTGGTTCAGCGACCTCATCGCTGCCTGCTCCTACATCGTCGCGCGACGCCACCGCATCCCTACCTCCCTTACTGAGGCGGCCGACGCTGTAGGCCGTGATGCCTGTGACGTTGGTCACATGGTCACCCGTGTCGTGCAGCATCTTCGCCTTCCCTCGCTCCCGGAGTTCAATATTGCTGCTGCCCTCGATCGCGTGGTTAATACCTGCCAGAGCTTCAAGGGGCTGGATCCTGAGAAATCGAAAGAGTTAATCGGCCAAGGGCAATTCCTTCTCAACTGCGCCACCAAATGGTTCCTCACAACTGGGCGCCAGCCGCTTCCGCTGGTTGCTGCGGTCCTCGCCTTTGTGGCGGATGCTAACGGGGTTAAAGCTTCCGTGGAGGAGATTGCGGAGGGGATTCCTGCTGGGGTAACCACAAGCAAGCTCCGGCTCAAGGAGCTAACGGAGACCCTCATTAGGGTTGCAAGATCCTTGCTTCCATGGGGGAAGGACGTCACACTCCAAAACCTAACGCTAAATGCCCCTTTGCTGATTCGCTTGATGGAGAGGAAATCAAAATCGGACCGTTCTGTGGATATTGGCTTTGGTTTCGATGCCTTTTCCGGTGCTTTGAGAAAGGACAACGAGGACGAATCTAAGTACTTCAAGATCGGTGAAGAACAAGATTGTACTGCAAACTGTGACAATTTTGCGTATGCTAAACTGTCAGGGGAGTGCATATCAAGTGCCTACGATAAAGTCTTGGAAAGAATTGATCACCTTAAAGCAATTGGAGGGTTTGATAAGGACCGATCAAAAAGGACGAGGAGAGAGATATTGGAGACCAGGGCACTTCAAGATGCTTGGGAGGGGAGGTGGGACAGAGAAAATAAATTGACGCTGGAGCAGGTCTTGGAACGTGATGTGGGCTTTTATGCTCTGCCCCCGTCTTTTGTTGCTGGTGTGCAATCCAGGAGATTCAGGAGAGCTAAGATAGAAGCTGCTAAACAACGGATTCAAAAGATTATGAAAACATTTGGAACCAAGCAAAATTCCGCTGGAGGCGTCAAGGTGGAGGATTGTGTTGTGGAAGAGAGGGTGGgcaggaagaggagaagaacaaAGAAGCAATGTGAGGATAAGCTTGATTGGGAAGACTGCATAATTGAGCTTTTGCTGCTTCATCGAGTGGAGGAGGATGAAATAGAGCAAG GATTCTGTCCCATCTTCAAAGGCCTAACCTGTTGCCAAGACTGTCAACAAAGAGTGCAGCAGTAG
- the LOC121988608 gene encoding plant-specific TFIIB-related protein PTF2-like isoform X1, which yields MAICLSCGEDDTVVDPDSGACVCCSCGCVVSTDEFRHQAFTSDGQATGFLHNITDFDYRQRKLHRARSQIEDLTSALGLSSLRATDVSDLISEATDGSFGDGQWFSDLIAACSYIVARRHRIPTSLTEAADAVGRDACDVGHMVTRVVQHLRLPSLPEFNIAAALDRVVNTCQSFKGLDPEKSKELIGQGQFLLNCATKWFLTTGRQPLPLVAAVLAFVADANGVKASVEEIAEGIPAGVTTSKLRLKELTETLIRVARSLLPWGKDVTLQNLTLNAPLLIRLMERKSKSDRSVDIGFGFDAFSGALRKDNEDESKYFKIGEEQDCTANCDNFAYAKLSGECISSAYDKVLERIDHLKAIGGFDKDRSKRTRREILETRALQDAWEGRWDRENKLTLEQVLERDVGFYALPPSFVAGVQSRRFRRAKIEAAKQRIQKIMKTFGTKQNSAGGVKVEDCVVEERVGRKRRRTKKQCEDKLDWEDCIIELLLLHRVEEDEIEQDAQTCLSKLQPKKLKVMDSVPSSKA from the exons ATGGCGATCTGTTTGAGCTGCGGGGAAGACGATACCGTGGTGGATCCGGACTCAGGCGCCTGTGTCTGTTGCTCCTGCGGCTGCGTAGTCTCCACCGACGAGTTCCGCcaccaggccttcacctctgacGGCCAGGCTACTGGCTTCCTCCACAACATCACCGATTTTGACTACCGCCAGCGGAAGCTCCACCGCGCTCGATCCCAAATAGAGGATCTTACCTCTGCCCTCGGCCTCTCCTCCCTTCGAGCGACCGATGTTTCGGACCTCATCTCCGAAGCCACTGACGGCTCCTTTGGCGACGGCCAGTGGTTCAGCGACCTCATCGCTGCCTGCTCCTACATCGTCGCGCGACGCCACCGCATCCCTACCTCCCTTACTGAGGCGGCCGACGCTGTAGGCCGTGATGCCTGTGACGTTGGTCACATGGTCACCCGTGTCGTGCAGCATCTTCGCCTTCCCTCGCTCCCGGAGTTCAATATTGCTGCTGCCCTCGATCGCGTGGTTAATACCTGCCAGAGCTTCAAGGGGCTGGATCCTGAGAAATCGAAAGAGTTAATCGGCCAAGGGCAATTCCTTCTCAACTGCGCCACCAAATGGTTCCTCACAACTGGGCGCCAGCCGCTTCCGCTGGTTGCTGCGGTCCTCGCCTTTGTGGCGGATGCTAACGGGGTTAAAGCTTCCGTGGAGGAGATTGCGGAGGGGATTCCTGCTGGGGTAACCACAAGCAAGCTCCGGCTCAAGGAGCTAACGGAGACCCTCATTAGGGTTGCAAGATCCTTGCTTCCATGGGGGAAGGACGTCACACTCCAAAACCTAACGCTAAATGCCCCTTTGCTGATTCGCTTGATGGAGAGGAAATCAAAATCGGACCGTTCTGTGGATATTGGCTTTGGTTTCGATGCCTTTTCCGGTGCTTTGAGAAAGGACAACGAGGACGAATCTAAGTACTTCAAGATCGGTGAAGAACAAGATTGTACTGCAAACTGTGACAATTTTGCGTATGCTAAACTGTCAGGGGAGTGCATATCAAGTGCCTACGATAAAGTCTTGGAAAGAATTGATCACCTTAAAGCAATTGGAGGGTTTGATAAGGACCGATCAAAAAGGACGAGGAGAGAGATATTGGAGACCAGGGCACTTCAAGATGCTTGGGAGGGGAGGTGGGACAGAGAAAATAAATTGACGCTGGAGCAGGTCTTGGAACGTGATGTGGGCTTTTATGCTCTGCCCCCGTCTTTTGTTGCTGGTGTGCAATCCAGGAGATTCAGGAGAGCTAAGATAGAAGCTGCTAAACAACGGATTCAAAAGATTATGAAAACATTTGGAACCAAGCAAAATTCCGCTGGAGGCGTCAAGGTGGAGGATTGTGTTGTGGAAGAGAGGGTGGgcaggaagaggagaagaacaaAGAAGCAATGTGAGGATAAGCTTGATTGGGAAGACTGCATAATTGAGCTTTTGCTGCTTCATCGAGTGGAGGAGGATGAAATAGAGCAAG ATGCCCAGACTTGTTTGTCAAAGCTACAACCGAAGAAGTTGAAAGTTATG GATTCTGTCCCATCTTCAAAGGCCTAA
- the LOC121988608 gene encoding plant-specific TFIIB-related protein PTF2-like isoform X3 has translation MAICLSCGEDDTVVDPDSGACVCCSCGCVVSTDEFRHQAFTSDGQATGFLHNITDFDYRQRKLHRARSQIEDLTSALGLSSLRATDVSDLISEATDGSFGDGQWFSDLIAACSYIVARRHRIPTSLTEAADAVGRDACDVGHMVTRVVQHLRLPSLPEFNIAAALDRVVNTCQSFKGLDPEKSKELIGQGQFLLNCATKWFLTTGRQPLPLVAAVLAFVADANGVKASVEEIAEGIPAGVTTSKLRLKELTETLIRVARSLLPWGKDVTLQNLTLNAPLLIRLMERKSKSDRSVDIGFGFDAFSGALRKDNEDESKYFKIGEEQDCTANCDNFAYAKLSGECISSAYDKVLERIDHLKAIGGFDKDRSKRTRREILETRALQDAWEGRWDRENKLTLEQVLERDVGFYALPPSFVAGVQSRRFRRAKIEAAKQRIQKIMKTFGTKQNSAGGVKVEDCVVEERVGRKRRRTKKQCEDKLDWEDCIIELLLLHRVEEDEIEQG, from the exons ATGGCGATCTGTTTGAGCTGCGGGGAAGACGATACCGTGGTGGATCCGGACTCAGGCGCCTGTGTCTGTTGCTCCTGCGGCTGCGTAGTCTCCACCGACGAGTTCCGCcaccaggccttcacctctgacGGCCAGGCTACTGGCTTCCTCCACAACATCACCGATTTTGACTACCGCCAGCGGAAGCTCCACCGCGCTCGATCCCAAATAGAGGATCTTACCTCTGCCCTCGGCCTCTCCTCCCTTCGAGCGACCGATGTTTCGGACCTCATCTCCGAAGCCACTGACGGCTCCTTTGGCGACGGCCAGTGGTTCAGCGACCTCATCGCTGCCTGCTCCTACATCGTCGCGCGACGCCACCGCATCCCTACCTCCCTTACTGAGGCGGCCGACGCTGTAGGCCGTGATGCCTGTGACGTTGGTCACATGGTCACCCGTGTCGTGCAGCATCTTCGCCTTCCCTCGCTCCCGGAGTTCAATATTGCTGCTGCCCTCGATCGCGTGGTTAATACCTGCCAGAGCTTCAAGGGGCTGGATCCTGAGAAATCGAAAGAGTTAATCGGCCAAGGGCAATTCCTTCTCAACTGCGCCACCAAATGGTTCCTCACAACTGGGCGCCAGCCGCTTCCGCTGGTTGCTGCGGTCCTCGCCTTTGTGGCGGATGCTAACGGGGTTAAAGCTTCCGTGGAGGAGATTGCGGAGGGGATTCCTGCTGGGGTAACCACAAGCAAGCTCCGGCTCAAGGAGCTAACGGAGACCCTCATTAGGGTTGCAAGATCCTTGCTTCCATGGGGGAAGGACGTCACACTCCAAAACCTAACGCTAAATGCCCCTTTGCTGATTCGCTTGATGGAGAGGAAATCAAAATCGGACCGTTCTGTGGATATTGGCTTTGGTTTCGATGCCTTTTCCGGTGCTTTGAGAAAGGACAACGAGGACGAATCTAAGTACTTCAAGATCGGTGAAGAACAAGATTGTACTGCAAACTGTGACAATTTTGCGTATGCTAAACTGTCAGGGGAGTGCATATCAAGTGCCTACGATAAAGTCTTGGAAAGAATTGATCACCTTAAAGCAATTGGAGGGTTTGATAAGGACCGATCAAAAAGGACGAGGAGAGAGATATTGGAGACCAGGGCACTTCAAGATGCTTGGGAGGGGAGGTGGGACAGAGAAAATAAATTGACGCTGGAGCAGGTCTTGGAACGTGATGTGGGCTTTTATGCTCTGCCCCCGTCTTTTGTTGCTGGTGTGCAATCCAGGAGATTCAGGAGAGCTAAGATAGAAGCTGCTAAACAACGGATTCAAAAGATTATGAAAACATTTGGAACCAAGCAAAATTCCGCTGGAGGCGTCAAGGTGGAGGATTGTGTTGTGGAAGAGAGGGTGGgcaggaagaggagaagaacaaAGAAGCAATGTGAGGATAAGCTTGATTGGGAAGACTGCATAATTGAGCTTTTGCTGCTTCATCGAGTGGAGGAGGATGAAATAGAGCAAG GGTGA
- the LOC121988610 gene encoding uncharacterized protein LOC121988610: MRALDSLLSMVTSKVGKCYPFTGFEALKELFLLRKKIWDEIWMHLRFLNEYIKENKVLENLWITNRLELVNNVKRDKMLMINLLNLHSILSHGVMWWISII, from the exons ATGAGGGCACTCGATTCCCTTTTGT CTATGGTGACATCCAAGGTAGGGAAATGCTATCCATTTACTGGCTTTGAAGCACTGAAGGAATTGTTCCTTTTGAG AAAAAAGATTTGGGACGAGATATGGATGCATTTGAGGTTTTTGAACGAatacataaaagaaaacaaggtACTGGAGAATTTGTGGATAACAAATCGGCTCGAGTTAGT GAACAATGTAAAGAGAGACAAAATGTTGATGATCAATCTACTCAATCTTCATTCAATCTTAAGTCATGGTGTGATGTGGTGGATATCCATCATTTGA